A portion of the Cetobacterium ceti genome contains these proteins:
- a CDS encoding FadR/GntR family transcriptional regulator: MREKPGDKVLKYLEEKIFQGFWKPGDKIDSENYLAELLGVSRVSVREAISKMVAMGLLIKKRGGGSYVKEITPVDYMDKLLPFLVLGDGDYIEILQLRMSLDVLGVKLFIENKDEYIINELKIIHKKLIENKNNPKEFFMEDMNFHKCIMKGSKNLLIYKVFEMIVQIMGYHAKEQYFQLPLINRIDEHNLILEAILNEDIEIAQIYMKRHLERTISDLKRK; the protein is encoded by the coding sequence ATGAGAGAAAAACCAGGAGATAAAGTATTAAAATATCTTGAAGAAAAAATTTTTCAAGGCTTTTGGAAACCAGGAGATAAAATAGATTCTGAAAATTATTTAGCAGAATTATTAGGAGTTAGTAGAGTGTCCGTAAGAGAAGCTATTAGTAAAATGGTAGCAATGGGATTATTAATAAAAAAAAGAGGTGGAGGAAGTTATGTTAAAGAAATAACTCCAGTGGATTATATGGATAAATTACTACCATTTTTAGTTTTAGGCGATGGGGATTATATAGAGATTTTACAGTTACGAATGTCTTTAGATGTACTAGGTGTTAAGTTATTTATTGAAAATAAAGACGAATATATAATAAATGAGTTAAAAATAATACATAAAAAATTAATTGAAAATAAAAATAATCCTAAAGAATTTTTTATGGAAGATATGAATTTTCATAAGTGTATTATGAAAGGTAGTAAAAATCTTTTAATATATAAGGTATTTGAAATGATTGTACAGATAATGGGATATCATGCAAAGGAACAATATTTCCAATTACCATTAATAAATAGAATCGATGAACATAATCTTATATTAGAAGCCATTTTAAATGAAGATATTGAAATTGCTCAAATTTATATGAAAAGACACTTAGAAAGAACAATTTCAGATTTAAAAAGAAAATGA
- a CDS encoding Crp/Fnr family transcriptional regulator codes for MKEIIAVLKNTFLFENIKNEEIREILDQYGYFLEEYKSTDIIKFRGDEIDGVYIIIQGTVKTEMLKSSGEVTPVEILNKGDILASAFIFGNKKFFPVDIIAKNNVIILKIDKKPLVKLFQNNLTILNNFLNSISNKAQFLSKKVWDNFNNKTIEEKLNSYIKENMKGSFITLKVSIKELAEQFQVTRPSLSRALGNYVKDGILEKIDRYKYKILNEDYFIS; via the coding sequence ATGAAAGAAATAATAGCTGTTTTAAAGAATACTTTTTTATTTGAAAATATTAAAAATGAAGAAATAAGAGAAATTTTAGATCAATATGGATATTTTCTTGAAGAGTATAAATCTACTGATATTATTAAATTTCGGGGAGATGAAATAGATGGTGTTTATATTATTATTCAAGGAACTGTTAAAACAGAAATGTTAAAAAGTTCAGGTGAAGTAACTCCCGTTGAAATTTTAAATAAAGGAGATATTTTAGCTTCAGCTTTTATTTTTGGAAATAAAAAATTTTTCCCAGTGGATATTATTGCTAAAAATAATGTAATTATATTAAAAATCGATAAAAAACCTTTAGTTAAATTATTTCAAAATAATTTAACTATATTAAATAATTTTTTGAATTCCATATCTAATAAGGCTCAATTTCTTTCAAAAAAAGTTTGGGATAATTTTAATAATAAAACTATTGAAGAAAAATTAAATTCTTATATTAAAGAAAATATGAAAGGTAGTTTTATTACTTTAAAAGTTTCAATTAAAGAATTGGCTGAACAATTCCAAGTAACAAGACCTTCTTTATCTAGAGCCCTTGGAAACTATGTTAAGGATGGAATTTTAGAAAAAATAGATAGATATAAATATAAAATCTTAAATGAAGATTATTTTATAAGCTAG
- a CDS encoding autotransporter outer membrane beta-barrel domain-containing protein encodes MKYFISSLILSTHLLYGGDFIVFGDSLSDTGNLARFTHNSGKIYDENFANYLGEDFPSPTGGSRILVDEVINKRPGFMKGPNFAVGGATANVDLGMGNGFFQGGFIKMTGEKEINYFLNDKPQNLQDKKFVYWFGGNDLRLASEKVHEYSSKNNPIINKSIKDVKSQIKTLIDKGAKFIIVPNSPDMAYTPAFFKNFATTVKINGNTLMGKRHWYKKGLPSTFLDNLVDEPVGVKETDVNEVVKESIRKILIAQGETDIDKQTEIWFKQYKAERELVTDLVNYYNDGVTSAINDLKRDDLIIIRPDTNKTLNEIIKHPSYYGFTNITGTAVVQYSDAITNIKKWGSGTGDERAGAFEPEDGKGGLGGIDKPNLWGKGKKFAFSDPVHPSPEMHRMLSDYIITMMETKDGVVEDTSANYNFTFGKYIPFGAVRESLGKTKNLENYRFKSDGTAIYATNKNSVINLNNFDINSLGRVTSTVLAENGGVINLNNGTVKVTRGTSLTYPFAVRVNGKNSQIISNDNFILAVGKNAVGVSVGNKGVFRSINDKILTQGDGLHIWNGTAFLNDANIVSQDNSAVWVFSNKKEDNSMVNFVGSKLDGKNTAIDISPNITKTPVNVTITLNNSIINGNIKTAEKSISDITLRKSKWSMKGNSNVTNLKTRNSEIFFPTGDEMHTLEIKGDYYGGNSIIHMHGNLAGDNSPTDKLVVKGLTSGRTLIDYKNHKGLGDHTKDGIKIIDLYGQGAGCDFKLIKPIYVGPYEYTLISGINKKTGSEDYYLTSSLEKVGNEYFVPAMLMAESKNIQNLKVTKEQERIYLIKPKVVAKALGSYGTIVNSLTNISHFNRNNQINFTLDNSNYKLKDNFYEIKASGTNNRLEYPLWEKGGLYFTVNTGKYKLKDKKRIHYKKNPNIGNIKYSEYGIGIYQGQNLNKNISLDHILGIKTIKNKYNGIDYLNETNKGYSVVGSELIEYKIKVNKNINIIPQFTLDGVYQELAANKNGVLRYNIGNKLEYNYNKFQINGLFKYYENLKSPKDINVDGINFDSNFNKKGISYSLGGTYSIKNNYKLILDIIKSEKISSTSYKLGLEYKF; translated from the coding sequence ATGAAATATTTTATTAGTAGCTTAATTTTATCTACACATTTACTTTATGGAGGAGATTTTATTGTTTTTGGAGACAGTCTGAGTGATACGGGAAATTTAGCTCGTTTTACTCATAACTCTGGAAAAATCTATGATGAAAACTTTGCCAACTATTTGGGAGAAGATTTTCCATCCCCTACAGGTGGATCGAGAATTTTAGTTGATGAAGTTATTAACAAAAGACCAGGATTTATGAAAGGTCCTAACTTTGCTGTTGGGGGAGCAACTGCAAATGTGGATTTAGGAATGGGAAATGGTTTTTTTCAAGGTGGATTTATTAAGATGACAGGAGAAAAGGAAATTAATTATTTTCTAAATGATAAACCACAAAATTTACAGGATAAAAAATTTGTATATTGGTTTGGAGGTAATGATTTAAGACTTGCCTCAGAAAAAGTTCACGAATATTCCTCAAAGAACAATCCTATTATAAACAAAAGTATAAAAGATGTAAAAAGCCAAATAAAAACTTTAATAGATAAGGGAGCTAAATTTATTATTGTACCTAATAGTCCGGATATGGCTTATACACCTGCATTTTTTAAAAATTTTGCTACAACAGTAAAAATTAATGGAAATACTTTAATGGGAAAAAGACATTGGTATAAAAAAGGACTTCCATCTACTTTTTTAGATAATTTAGTAGATGAGCCTGTGGGTGTAAAGGAAACTGATGTTAATGAAGTAGTTAAAGAAAGTATTAGAAAAATTTTAATTGCCCAGGGAGAAACAGATATTGATAAACAAACAGAAATCTGGTTTAAACAATATAAAGCAGAAAGAGAATTAGTTACAGATTTAGTAAATTATTATAATGATGGCGTAACTTCAGCTATAAATGATTTAAAAAGAGATGATCTTATTATAATAAGACCTGACACAAACAAGACTTTAAATGAGATTATAAAACACCCATCATATTATGGATTTACTAATATTACAGGAACCGCCGTAGTTCAGTATTCTGATGCAATTACTAATATTAAAAAATGGGGTTCTGGTACTGGTGATGAAAGAGCCGGTGCTTTCGAACCTGAAGATGGGAAAGGTGGCCTAGGTGGAATAGATAAACCTAATTTATGGGGAAAGGGTAAAAAATTTGCTTTTTCAGATCCTGTTCATCCATCTCCTGAAATGCATAGAATGCTATCTGATTATATAATTACAATGATGGAAACAAAAGATGGAGTAGTAGAAGATACATCTGCTAACTATAATTTTACTTTTGGTAAATATATCCCTTTTGGAGCTGTAAGGGAAAGTTTAGGTAAAACAAAAAATCTTGAAAATTATAGATTTAAAAGTGATGGGACTGCTATTTATGCAACAAATAAAAATTCTGTAATTAATCTAAATAATTTCGATATTAATAGTTTAGGAAGAGTGACTTCTACAGTTCTTGCTGAAAATGGTGGAGTTATTAACTTAAACAATGGAACAGTTAAAGTTACTCGTGGAACATCATTAACTTATCCTTTTGCAGTTAGAGTAAATGGTAAAAATTCACAAATTATATCTAATGATAACTTTATTTTAGCTGTAGGGAAAAATGCTGTGGGAGTTTCTGTTGGAAATAAAGGAGTATTCAGAAGTATAAATGATAAAATTTTAACTCAAGGGGATGGATTACATATTTGGAATGGAACAGCATTTTTAAATGATGCAAATATTGTATCTCAAGATAATAGTGCTGTTTGGGTATTCTCAAATAAAAAAGAAGATAATTCTATGGTTAATTTTGTAGGATCAAAATTAGATGGAAAGAATACAGCAATAGATATCAGCCCTAATATAACAAAAACTCCTGTTAATGTAACAATCACTTTAAATAATTCTATTATTAATGGAAATATTAAAACTGCTGAAAAAAGTATATCTGATATAACATTAAGAAAAAGTAAATGGTCAATGAAGGGGAATTCTAATGTTACAAATTTAAAAACAAGAAACAGTGAAATTTTCTTTCCAACTGGTGATGAGATGCATACCTTAGAAATTAAAGGAGATTATTATGGGGGTAATTCTATAATTCATATGCATGGAAATTTAGCCGGCGACAATTCTCCTACTGACAAGTTAGTTGTAAAAGGTCTTACTTCTGGAAGAACACTTATAGATTATAAAAATCATAAAGGACTAGGAGATCATACAAAAGATGGGATTAAAATTATTGATTTATATGGTCAAGGAGCTGGGTGTGATTTTAAACTTATAAAACCTATATATGTAGGCCCTTATGAGTATACTTTGATTAGTGGAATTAATAAAAAAACTGGATCTGAAGATTATTATTTAACTTCTAGTTTAGAAAAAGTTGGAAATGAATATTTTGTTCCTGCAATGTTAATGGCCGAAAGTAAAAATATTCAAAATTTAAAAGTTACCAAAGAACAAGAAAGGATTTATTTAATTAAACCTAAAGTTGTTGCAAAGGCTTTAGGAAGTTATGGAACTATTGTAAATTCTTTAACTAATATTTCTCATTTTAATAGAAATAATCAGATTAATTTTACTTTAGATAATAGTAATTATAAATTAAAAGATAATTTTTATGAAATAAAAGCTTCTGGTACAAATAATAGACTTGAATATCCTCTTTGGGAAAAAGGGGGATTATATTTTACTGTAAATACAGGTAAATATAAATTAAAAGATAAAAAGAGAATTCATTATAAAAAAAATCCTAATATAGGAAATATTAAATATTCTGAATATGGAATTGGAATATATCAAGGCCAAAATTTAAATAAAAATATATCCTTAGATCATATTTTAGGTATTAAAACTATTAAAAATAAATATAATGGAATAGATTATTTAAATGAAACAAATAAAGGATATTCTGTAGTAGGCTCTGAATTAATTGAATATAAAATAAAAGTAAATAAAAATATTAATATTATTCCTCAATTTACTTTAGATGGAGTCTATCAAGAATTAGCTGCAAATAAAAATGGAGTATTAAGATATAATATTGGAAATAAATTAGAGTATAATTATAATAAATTCCAAATAAATGGTCTTTTTAAATATTATGAAAATTTAAAATCTCCAAAAGATATTAATGTAGATGGAATTAATTTTGATTCTAACTTTAATAAAAAAGGAATTTCTTACTCTTTAGGTGGAACATATTCTATTAAAAATAATTATAAATTAATTTTAGATATTATAAAATCTGAAAAAATTAGTAGTACTTCTTATAAATTAGGTTTAGAATATAAATTTTAA
- the rbr gene encoding rubrerythrin: protein MYKGTKTEKNLLDALAGESIARNKYTFFADVAKNEGYEQIHDIFLKTAGNEREHSKLWFKELGFLGGTEDNLLHAAEGENYEWTSMYDKFAREADEEGFFELAKKFRNVARIEKAHEDRYRKLLNNVEMKKVFEKSEESIWECINCGHLVIGRKAPDICEVCSYAQGFFEVRKENY from the coding sequence ATCTATAAAGGAACTAAAACTGAAAAGAATTTATTAGATGCTTTAGCAGGAGAATCAATTGCTAGAAATAAATATACATTTTTCGCTGATGTTGCTAAAAATGAAGGTTATGAACAAATCCATGATATTTTCTTAAAAACTGCTGGAAATGAAAGAGAACACTCTAAACTATGGTTTAAAGAATTAGGATTTTTAGGCGGAACTGAAGATAATTTACTTCATGCAGCTGAAGGAGAAAATTATGAGTGGACTAGTATGTATGATAAGTTTGCTAGAGAAGCTGATGAAGAAGGATTCTTTGAATTAGCTAAAAAATTCAGAAATGTAGCTAGAATTGAAAAAGCCCATGAAGATAGATATCGTAAACTTTTAAATAATGTTGAAATGAAAAAAGTATTTGAAAAATCTGAAGAATCTATTTGGGAGTGTATTAACTGTGGACATTTAGTTATTGGAAGAAAGGCTCCAGATATATGTGAAGTTTGTTCATATGCTCAAGGATTCTTTGAAGTTAGAAAAGAAAATTATTAA
- a CDS encoding GntP family permease yields MTAFGAILGLIIAIILIIRKANPAYSLILGAVIGGLAGGVSLPETVKLMIDGIKDISPAIIRILTAGVLAGVLIKTGAAIKIAETIIEKLGEKRALIALALSAFILTAIGVFVDVAVITVAPIALAIGKKLNLSRMSILLAMIGGGKSGNIISPNPNTIAAAENFGASLPSVMWANIIPAIIGLIATGIIAKSLIEKGEKITDTIIHHEETQLPSFIGSIIGPIVTIILLALRPIAGINIDPLIALPVGGLVGIVAMKKIKYLKESMEYGLNRMTGVAILLVGTGTISGIIKNSTLKDVILDLLKKANVGEQLIAPISGALMSAATASTTAGATIASATFSGAILAAGISAVAGAAMINAGATVLDHLPHGSFFHATGGATNVSLSERMKLIPYESAIGLILATVSTIVAIFIY; encoded by the coding sequence ATGACAGCTTTTGGAGCAATTTTAGGGTTAATTATAGCTATTATTTTAATTATAAGAAAAGCTAATCCAGCATATTCTTTAATACTTGGAGCAGTTATTGGTGGTTTAGCTGGAGGAGTTTCATTACCTGAAACTGTAAAATTAATGATTGATGGAATTAAAGATATTTCACCAGCAATTATCCGTATTTTAACTGCAGGGGTGTTAGCTGGAGTTTTAATAAAAACAGGAGCAGCAATAAAAATAGCAGAAACTATTATTGAAAAATTAGGAGAAAAAAGAGCTTTAATAGCTTTAGCTTTATCAGCATTTATTTTAACAGCTATAGGAGTATTTGTAGATGTAGCAGTAATAACTGTTGCACCAATAGCCTTAGCTATTGGGAAAAAGCTGAATTTATCTAGAATGTCTATTTTATTAGCTATGATTGGTGGAGGAAAATCTGGAAATATAATTTCTCCAAATCCAAATACAATTGCAGCAGCAGAAAATTTTGGAGCATCATTACCTTCTGTAATGTGGGCAAATATAATTCCGGCAATTATAGGTTTAATAGCTACAGGGATAATTGCTAAATCTCTAATTGAAAAAGGAGAAAAAATTACAGATACAATTATTCACCACGAGGAAACTCAGCTTCCTAGTTTTATAGGGAGTATAATAGGACCTATTGTTACAATAATTTTATTAGCTCTTAGACCAATTGCAGGAATTAACATAGATCCTTTAATTGCATTGCCAGTTGGTGGACTTGTTGGAATTGTAGCAATGAAAAAAATAAAATATTTAAAAGAATCTATGGAGTATGGATTAAATAGAATGACAGGAGTAGCAATTTTATTAGTTGGAACAGGAACTATTTCTGGAATTATAAAAAATTCTACATTAAAAGATGTAATTTTAGATTTACTAAAAAAAGCAAATGTTGGTGAACAATTAATTGCACCAATTTCAGGAGCCTTAATGTCTGCAGCAACTGCATCGACAACTGCAGGAGCTACAATAGCTTCAGCGACATTTTCAGGAGCAATTTTAGCAGCTGGAATTAGTGCTGTGGCAGGAGCGGCTATGATAAATGCAGGAGCTACAGTTTTAGATCACTTACCTCATGGATCTTTTTTCCATGCAACAGGTGGAGCTACAAATGTTTCTTTAAGTGAAAGAATGAAATTAATTCCTTATGAAAGTGCAATAGGTCTTATTTTAGCAACGGTATCTACAATTGTAGCAATATTTATTTATTAA
- a CDS encoding alanine/glycine:cation symporter family protein, which translates to MEIIKLIVNTVNSLLWEKNILVILLIGTGLYFTYKTKFMQLRLFKEVATSLFGKTTEEGRSSFESFCLGTACRVGAGNIAGVVVALSLGGPGALFWMWIVALMGASTAFIESTLAVANRKKLDNGEYIGGTPWIIEKKTNKKWIGIIFSISSIICYIGVTQVMSNSIVETIIGGYSGNKIYLGIILSIISGFLILGKKDKIIDSLNKIVPIMAIIYLVVVLFIIIKNITLIDDVIKLILTNAFGGKEFVGGTFGGIVMQGVRRGLFSNEAGSGNAGYAASIVHIDHPAKQGFVQMFGVFVDTLIICSATAFIILFAHNNIDPNLKGMVLFQKALEYHIGWIGKPFTVVTITLFCFSTILGVIFYGKNALNFINPSNKINTIYKFIMIGMIFIGAIEENHFVWGLADFGLGIMTLINIIAILPLSGEALNLLKEYEISLKEKKYENTSEIKVK; encoded by the coding sequence ATGGAGATAATTAAATTAATAGTAAATACTGTTAATAGTTTGTTATGGGAAAAAAACATTCTCGTTATTTTATTAATAGGAACTGGACTTTATTTTACATATAAAACAAAATTTATGCAATTGAGATTATTTAAAGAAGTTGCCACCAGTTTATTTGGAAAAACCACTGAAGAAGGTAGAAGTTCTTTTGAAAGTTTTTGTTTAGGAACTGCCTGTAGAGTTGGAGCCGGAAACATAGCTGGAGTTGTTGTTGCTCTTTCTTTAGGAGGACCTGGAGCTTTGTTTTGGATGTGGATTGTAGCATTAATGGGTGCTTCTACAGCATTTATTGAATCTACTTTAGCTGTAGCAAACAGAAAAAAATTAGATAATGGTGAATATATTGGTGGAACCCCATGGATTATAGAGAAAAAAACGAATAAAAAATGGATTGGTATTATTTTCTCTATTAGTTCTATAATTTGTTATATTGGAGTTACTCAAGTAATGTCAAATTCTATTGTTGAAACTATTATAGGTGGATATAGTGGAAATAAAATTTATTTAGGGATTATTTTAAGTATAATCAGTGGATTTTTAATTTTAGGAAAAAAAGATAAAATTATTGATTCTTTAAACAAAATAGTTCCTATTATGGCTATTATTTATTTAGTTGTTGTTTTATTTATAATTATTAAAAATATTACTCTTATAGATGATGTTATAAAATTAATTCTTACAAATGCTTTTGGTGGAAAAGAGTTTGTAGGAGGAACTTTTGGGGGAATAGTTATGCAGGGCGTTAGAAGAGGCCTTTTTTCAAATGAAGCTGGAAGTGGAAATGCAGGATATGCTGCTAGTATTGTTCATATTGATCATCCTGCAAAACAAGGTTTTGTTCAAATGTTTGGTGTATTTGTAGACACATTAATTATTTGTTCAGCTACAGCATTTATTATTCTATTTGCTCATAATAATATTGATCCTAATTTGAAGGGAATGGTTTTATTTCAAAAAGCTTTAGAGTATCATATTGGTTGGATTGGAAAGCCATTTACTGTTGTTACAATAACTTTATTTTGCTTTAGTACTATTTTAGGTGTTATTTTCTATGGAAAAAATGCTCTTAATTTTATTAATCCAAGTAATAAAATTAATACTATTTATAAATTTATTATGATCGGAATGATTTTTATTGGTGCTATTGAAGAAAATCATTTTGTATGGGGGTTAGCAGATTTTGGGTTAGGAATTATGACATTAATTAATATTATTGCAATTCTTCCATTAAGTGGAGAAGCTCTAAACTTATTAAAAGAATATGAAATTTCTTTAAAAGAAAAAAAATATGAAAATACTTCTGAAATAAAAGTTAAATAA
- a CDS encoding glycerate kinase family protein: MKVVIAIDSFKGSLSSNELGDALSLGIKKIYKDAEIIKIPIADGGEGTVEAMVEGTEGKFIEVEVHDPLMNKIKAIYGILGDGKTAIIEMAIASGLPLVPAEKRNPNKTTTFGTGELIKDAIKKGCREFIIGIGGSATNDGGLGMMQALGYKFYDKEGKELGQGGEIMNQIEKIDSTQALEELSQCKFLVACDVDNPFYGPRGAAHVYGKQKGANEQMILELDNGLKHLSEILNKTYNIDISNLPGAGAAGGLGGGLVAFLNGILKPGIEIILEKVEFEKKVINSDFVITGEGRIDFQTVMGKAPVGVSKLAKKYNIPVIALAGSVADDADKTHEAGIDSIFSIINYPISLEDAMKKENSKKFVEKNAEEIFRLIKICENKFSK, from the coding sequence ATGAAAGTAGTAATTGCAATTGATTCGTTTAAAGGAAGTTTATCTTCTAATGAATTGGGAGATGCTTTAAGTTTAGGAATAAAAAAAATATATAAAGATGCTGAAATTATAAAAATACCTATTGCGGACGGTGGAGAAGGAACTGTTGAAGCAATGGTTGAAGGAACTGAAGGAAAATTTATTGAAGTAGAAGTTCATGATCCTTTAATGAATAAAATAAAAGCTATATATGGAATTTTAGGAGATGGAAAAACAGCAATAATTGAAATGGCAATAGCTTCAGGATTACCATTAGTTCCTGCGGAAAAAAGAAATCCTAATAAAACTACAACTTTTGGAACAGGAGAACTTATAAAAGATGCTATAAAAAAAGGGTGTAGAGAATTTATAATTGGAATAGGAGGAAGTGCAACCAATGATGGTGGATTGGGAATGATGCAAGCTCTAGGTTATAAATTTTATGATAAAGAAGGTAAAGAATTAGGACAAGGTGGAGAAATTATGAATCAAATTGAAAAAATTGATTCAACACAAGCATTAGAAGAGTTATCTCAATGCAAATTTTTAGTAGCTTGTGATGTAGACAATCCATTTTATGGACCAAGAGGTGCTGCTCATGTATATGGAAAACAAAAAGGTGCAAATGAGCAAATGATTTTAGAATTAGATAATGGATTAAAACATTTATCTGAAATTTTAAATAAAACTTATAATATAGATATCAGTAATTTACCTGGAGCAGGAGCAGCAGGAGGATTAGGAGGAGGACTAGTTGCCTTTTTAAATGGAATTTTAAAACCCGGTATAGAAATAATATTAGAAAAAGTTGAATTTGAAAAAAAAGTAATAAATAGCGATTTTGTAATTACAGGAGAAGGAAGAATAGATTTTCAAACTGTAATGGGTAAAGCTCCTGTTGGAGTTTCTAAATTAGCTAAAAAGTATAATATTCCAGTTATTGCCTTAGCAGGTTCTGTGGCTGATGATGCAGATAAAACTCATGAAGCAGGAATAGATTCAATTTTTTCTATAATAAATTATCCAATTTCATTAGAAGATGCTATGAAAAAAGAAAATAGTAAAAAATTTGTTGAAAAAAATGCAGAAGAAATTTTTAGATTAATTAAAATATGTGAAAATAAATTTAGTAAATAA
- a CDS encoding formate--tetrahydrofolate ligase — protein sequence MKTDIQIAQEAKLLKISEIAKKLNLTEDEYEVYGKYKAKLELSLLKKLENKKNGKLVLVTAITPTPAGEGKSTVTVGLTQALNKIGKNSMAALREPSLGPVFGMKGGATGGGYSQVVPMEDINLHFTGDFHAIGVAHNLISAAIDNHLTQGNTLGIDITKISWKRVVDMNDRALRNIVIGLGGKVNGIPRESSFQITVASEIMATLCLSNSLMELKEKIGNITFGYNYKNEPLYVKDLKITGAVTALLKDAIKPNLVQTLENTPVLIHGGPFANIAHGCNSLIATKLALKLSDYTITEAGFAADLGAEKFLDIKCPQGGLNPNGIIVVATIRALKHHGGAKELTTENLEALNKGFANLDKHVENMKKYNVPVLVAINKFTSDTEAEIKLVETHCKEIDAPVALCDVWAKGGEGGIDLANLLLNTLDQNTDNFTPLYSFDLPLKEKIEKIAKEIYGAKGVEFTLKAKKSIEQFENLGYKNYPICMSKTQKSISDKANLLGRPTDFIVNIDEVKLASGAGFIIAMAGGIIDMPGLPKIPAAENIDIDENGIISGLF from the coding sequence ATGAAAACAGATATTCAAATAGCACAAGAAGCAAAACTATTAAAAATTTCAGAAATCGCAAAAAAATTAAATTTAACAGAAGATGAATATGAAGTTTATGGAAAATATAAAGCAAAATTAGAACTTTCTTTATTAAAAAAATTAGAAAATAAAAAAAATGGAAAATTAGTTTTAGTTACAGCAATAACTCCAACTCCTGCTGGAGAAGGAAAGTCTACAGTTACTGTTGGATTAACTCAAGCTTTAAATAAAATTGGAAAAAATTCTATGGCTGCTCTTAGAGAACCTTCTCTTGGACCTGTTTTTGGTATGAAAGGAGGAGCAACTGGTGGAGGATATTCTCAAGTTGTTCCAATGGAAGATATTAATTTACATTTCACAGGAGATTTCCATGCAATTGGAGTTGCTCATAATTTAATTTCTGCAGCAATTGATAATCATTTAACTCAAGGAAATACTCTTGGAATCGATATTACTAAAATTTCTTGGAAAAGAGTTGTTGATATGAATGATAGAGCTCTTAGAAATATTGTTATTGGTTTAGGAGGTAAAGTAAATGGTATCCCTAGAGAATCTTCTTTTCAAATTACTGTAGCATCTGAGATTATGGCTACTCTTTGTCTTTCAAATTCATTAATGGAATTAAAAGAAAAAATTGGAAATATTACTTTTGGATACAACTATAAAAATGAGCCTTTATATGTAAAAGATTTAAAAATAACAGGTGCAGTTACAGCTTTATTAAAAGATGCAATAAAACCTAATTTAGTGCAAACATTGGAAAATACACCAGTTTTAATCCATGGAGGACCATTTGCTAATATAGCCCATGGATGTAATTCTTTAATCGCAACTAAACTTGCTTTAAAATTATCAGATTACACTATTACTGAAGCTGGATTTGCTGCTGATTTAGGAGCTGAAAAATTCTTAGACATTAAATGTCCTCAAGGAGGGTTAAATCCTAATGGAATAATTGTAGTTGCAACAATAAGAGCTTTAAAACATCATGGGGGAGCAAAAGAATTAACCACTGAAAATTTAGAGGCTTTAAATAAAGGATTTGCAAATTTAGATAAACATGTGGAAAATATGAAAAAATATAATGTTCCAGTTCTTGTTGCTATTAATAAATTTACAAGTGATACTGAAGCTGAAATAAAATTAGTAGAAACTCACTGTAAAGAAATTGATGCCCCAGTTGCTCTTTGTGATGTTTGGGCAAAAGGAGGAGAAGGAGGAATTGATCTAGCAAATTTATTATTAAATACTTTAGATCAAAATACAGATAATTTCACTCCTCTTTATTCTTTTGATTTACCTTTAAAAGAAAAAATAGAAAAAATAGCTAAAGAAATCTATGGAGCTAAAGGTGTAGAGTTCACTTTAAAAGCTAAAAAATCTATAGAACAATTTGAAAACTTAGGATATAAAAATTATCCTATTTGTATGTCTAAAACTCAAAAATCTATCTCTGATAAAGCTAATTTATTAGGAAGACCCACAGATTTTATAGTTAATATTGATGAGGTTAAACTAGCATCTGGAGCTGGATTTATTATTGCTATGGCAGGTGGAATCATTGATATGCCGGGATTACCAAAAATTCCTGCAGCGGAAAATATTGATATTGACGAAAATGGTATTATCTCTGGACTTTTCTAG